The DNA region TAAGCAATTGAGTACTGGCCGGCTCCCCTTTTGGCATTCCGATGATTAGAGAGTCTTCAACTCCATGAACAGATAACCGGATTCCTTATAGATTCAAGGCATTTCCATCAGTGTCTTGCATTCCTTTGTCTTTCGAACGAGCATACCGGAAGGAAGTCTATATTGTCTTTCAGCAATAGGATTGTGAATCTCGAGTTATATACTATACCTAGAGGAATGCTTCGGAATAAATATTCGGATTTTAACATGCTCACTTCATTCATCTTCTGTTTGTAGAACTTCAAGACTGGTAATTTGAGCACAAAGAGATTGATTACGTAAATCAGCATTGAGTCTAATTATCACCGATTCTTAGAGTGTCGCTAATGCATAAAAAACATTGCAGCTGCCAATTCCAAACTCTTCAGAGAGTACATCGGGGTGGAATCCGGTACGGTCAGACTGTCCGACCTGCCTATAAACTCGGAAGTTGAGTTCCACGTTATCCTTTCCTTTGCAATCGACTACACGACTTCGAACAACCCTTCCCCCACGGATGGGAAATTCAACGTCTTCTGGGGGACCAGCCACCTCTCCCATTCCAACATCTCCTCGATGAAGCAAAAGCATCCCAATGTTAAGTTTGCAGTCATCCTGGGAGGAGACAGTGTTGCTGGCTGCTATGCGTACCTTGCACCAAAATCGACCAAGTCCTGGGTTACGAATGCAGTCTCATCGATCACAAGGATGGTCAGAGAGTTCGACTTGGATGGGGTAGATATCGACTATGAGCACTTCAAGGCCAGCCCCGTGGTCTTTGCAGAATGCATTGGACAGCTCATAACACTCCTGAAGAAGGACAAGGTAATTTTGTTTGCCTCGATCACTCCCTACGATAGCAGTCCGGTTCAAGACCAGTACCAAGCTCTTTGGAAGAAGTACGGGCATCTTACGTCAACTTCCAATTCTATGCATATGATCGGATTGGGGTCCCGCAGTTCGTGGGGCATTTCAACCAACAGGCCCATAACTACAACGGGGGCCATACTCTTGCGAGTTTTCTTGTTCAGacattttaatttatcaatttgGATGATATGTAAATTAAATGCTGTTTCCTCCCTGTTAATTTGTTCAGTGTCCAGCAGTAAATTATCACATATTAGTAGTTTACTCTTCAGGAAATACTTTTATATGCAGAAGATGTGGTAAGCCTTTATAATAGATTTATACGATGTCCATGATGGCTGTTCGAGGCTCCTTAAACGAGTGAACTGAACCAAAGATCCAAATATAGGTAGATCCTCCTTTGCTGTTTGAGGATTTTCCCTTATACCAAAATTATATCACCCTCTACACGCATCAGAGTTGGTGAGGATGCGGATGAGGATAATGCAAGCAGGAATCATTGGGTGTTGGATCGGGTTATTTTTATTCGATCTCGTTTTCATCCACCAGAGgccaaattgaaaataaattgcTGGATCATAAAAAGTAACAGAGCTTAGGCGGAGTAATTAGGTTATGTTTGGTTGGGCGGAAATGGTATTCCATTTCGAATCTATTCTGCGCCCGGTTCTATTCCTACGTTTGTTTGTATTCCATAGGAGGAGAATGGCCATGCCCGACTCCACCCCCTCATAGGTATTCCCGTTGGGAATAGAGAGCATAATCTCCATCTTGCCCTCAGCTCGGCCCTCCACCATCACCGATGCTCCGCATTGCTGCCTCTCAAGCTCCACCTTTGACGGCGGTCGGCACTAGGTGCCTCATGGCTCTGTCCCCCTCACTCTGTCGAGACTTGATCAGAGAAGCAGCGGGCTaagaagagagaggaggagcAACACCAGAGGAGGCATCTTCTTTCCTAGAACCGAAGCCGACACACACCATTGTCAGAAAGATAGAGCTCGGAGCCCGCAACACACCCCACAAGTCGGCCAGAGGAGATGGGTAGGGTTATTCCGGCGGAGCATCCCGGAGCGAAGCGGTTTCTCATTACAGCAGGTGCTGGGAGTGAGAGATCGCATGGCTCTGGAAATCAACGGAGGCGGCAGGGCCGCCCCAGGTAGAGTAGGAGGGAAACCCAGGAGGGGGAATGCCAATGGCGCGTGGGGCTGCAGATCCATGAAATGCGGGAGGGAGTTCGGCCATGAAACCAAGGCTCGGGATCTCAGGCCCGACCTTATCCATGGCCTGACCTTAGGGCTGCTGTTCATCTTcagagaagaagatgaacagtggcctttttaattttgtattttacattattgtaatatttaaaattagggGTATAGGTGTCTTTTGGCTTTGAAACATGTCATTTTTCCGTGTATTCCAATCaaccaaatataaaatttcggTTTTAagttttgttattattttcaaccaaacaaataaaagttcaacagaatttttattatattccatatttattttaatccatgtctattttattatatattaattctaTTTCAGTGAACCAAACGTAGCCTTAGTTTTATGGATCTTTGATAATCAGTCTGATCAATTAATCAGTCAGAACACCTCGGAAACATGTTCACGGATTAAACGGAAAGAGAATTATAGCCCCGAAACAAAAGTTCTTATCATTGAAAAATGGAAACATGGAATTTATATCAATTGATACTAGTTGTGGAGGCCATGCGTTATACGGGATAGTACACCAATccgaaaagaaattataattaaaaataaaaagaaaaattcattcgAGAGTCAaaagtaaaatgaaaataataaaataaacaaacaatattcACGTTTAATGATAGAAAAATTTACTTTCTTAGAGCTTGCGTATATTGGTAGTCTTTCGAGATATGAAATTCACATCACCGATCTTGATAAAGAATACgagaaagaaaagcaaaaatcagagaaaaaatgaaaaattacgaaaaaaatcagagaaaaatcgaagcataaatttaatcaactcACTTGCATCTGGAGATAGATATACATTTTGAGAGCCTACATCTAGTTATAAATCCATTGTTTGAGAGCCGAATAGAcccatatatatgtgtatcaTAATTTGTATTCGTAAATATCATATAGAAtctagataaaatataattcaatttgttttctttttatgatGAACAaatctgattttttttaaaaagaaaatataatttatatctatatctatatatattaaagcaAGATGCGATGTGAGTCTAGTTAGATGGCCTTGAAACGTTCCGTTTTTGAtggaattttctcgatttttttagttttaaaaattttaaatatttaaaattatcaacaatattttccaaaatcttctgtaattatttaccaaaaaatcTTTTGGTGAACAAAATCTTatgaaattatcaaaaaagaaaattatattttatgtagATTCTTTGTGATGCATTATAAATAGCAACATCATTTTCAACGTTTAGCCCTACTATGACCCCTCACAATCTCTAGGATCAATTCCATTCCTGGATGTCACGACTATTGATTCAGTGGGCACCTAATGGAGGGTTGCACTATGAGTGAGTCTATGCATTATTGTCCGAATTCAAGTATGGCTGCTGAGTTAttcatcttttttcttttaatttttttatataaattattagatGCTGATCTTACTGTGTTATATACAAGAGAACACGAACAGTATATTATTTGTTGCATGGAGTGTATATTATTGCTTCATATTAATGTTGGATGTTGAAGAAGTTTTTCGCGTGATATTGATTGATGGGTATCCTAGGTCGAATGTAACATGAACTGTATAATATTTGTTATAAGGATTGTATTATTTGAAGAAGTTGTTTACTATGATATTTTGttgtgttattattatttttttttgctaacccgggGTGTCCAGgtttcgcccgactaatctCCGGGGCTCTATGAACTCTCGGTGACGCACAGAGTGGGTAATCACACCAAAGGCGTTCCGGTGACCCCAAGGGGATTCAAACCCGAGATCAAGTGTAAATTTAGGCGCACCTTAACCAGTAGATCAAAcctcttgaaattttttgttgTGTTAATTTAGCCTTTGTTCTTTGTAGCTTTGCTATGTACTTTGAcaactttttcaattttggcatgatctatattttttagtaaaaaaaGGTACGAACTTTGATTTTCTCGTCACATTAGGTATCTATGCTATTTTTCATCCATTTTGCTGACTTGGTGGAAAAAAGGTGTCTATGTGGTAAATGATGTCATACCGCTTtagcaaaaaattaaaaaaaattaaaggggaaaaaaaagagagaaaggcATTGATCATAGAAAGGGTGGGCCATCGCCCCCTAATTGGAGTCACCAGTTACCCTAAAGGGCACCAACGAGCCTAATCAAGGGAGTGGTGGACGAGATCCAGGATCTACCGTCGGAATCGGGAGAATCATCAAATTAGGAGTTCTCCTGATTTCGACAAGTAGAGCCTCGATTCCAATCACCACCATTGGGGATTATCCTCATTTCGGCAGGTAGGGCCTTGATCCCAGCCACCACTCCCCGGTCGATGCCCTCTGAGGTCACTTACAATCCCAATTGAGTTTATGATGGCTAGCCAGGGTTCTCACCCTTTCTCCAATCAAagcatttctctctcttttttttttttcatttttctttaaatctttattatttttgctaacATGGGTAACACCATTTGGCATGTAGGCACCGTTATTTGCCGCGTCAGCAAAATGGATGAAAAATGAGATATATTTAACTTGACAAAAAACATAAAGTTCGTgcctttttttccaaaaaaataaagttcatgcattttttttaaaaaaataaagttcgtgtcaaaattgaaaaaacgGTGAAATTTCATGTTTTTTTGGATCATTAATCctattataaatatagatgGAAAAGATCTAATGCCGTTTTCATCCATATCAGCATCAGTTAATGGTAAGTCACAATTTGGACCATAAGGGTCCGTTTGATTTGTTagattgattttaattgaattttgattttgatttgaatGGGGTGTTTTTCAATGCTGCGGGCCCCACACTCCCTTGACCGGTCAAAGCAATTTGACTGGTAGCTGCCCTCCTCACTGAAACAACCCGGTATAAATATTTTAGGGctgtttggtttcgcaattgtattttagaatcacaattctaatttaattctattcactacaaaacaaaataactcatacaaagtcaaagagtgggtcccatttttatcactttttcccacaacaaaacaacataactcatacaaagtcaaagggtgggccccatttataccactcaaaatcaaaatcaaaatctgattttaaaatcctactatgaaaccaaacaccaccttAGGGGTGGGACCtacaattttgattttgatgagataatttgttttgttgtgggtaaagttaaaatcaaactcatgattttaaaatcacatccTAAAATCAAATGCCCCCTAAGTGTCTAACCAAGTGAATGTTTATGATTGGAAAAGGCAAAAGGTAACTTATAGGATTCGATGTCAAAAGGGGGCAAACTTATAAGACTATTTCTATAATTCTCcccttaattttcttcttcaggCATTTTGGGATATGAAGCGTCTGTGTGCCGAATAAGTTGTCCTGAACAATGTCAAGTTTATCAATCTGgttgatatataaattaaatgctCTGTCCTCGTTGATTTGTTCGGTATCCTGTAAATTATCACATATTAGTGGTTTACGCTTCCGGAAATACTTGTAAATGCATATATGTGGTAATAAAATAGATTCATACGATGTGCAAGATGGTCGTTCTGGGCCTCTGAATCGAGTGAAGTGAACCACAGGGCCAAATATAGGTAGATCTCCTTTTGCTGTCTGCGACTTTGCTGACGTGGTGGCACCTGCATTAGTATCAGGGAAGAGCCCCTGATACTAAAATTATATCCCCCGCTACTTGCATCAGATTTGGTGAGGATGCAAATAGGTCTCGTCTGGTGTTGGATcggtttatttttattcagtTTTCCTCCACGAAACCGAAAATAATTGCTGGATCATAAAAGGGAGCAGAGTTTAATCGGAGTAATTAGTTTTCTGGACCTTTAGCGAACGGTAATCAGTCTGATCAAATTAATCAGAACACCTAGGGAAGCATGTTCATGGATTAAACAGAACAAAGAAATATAGAGCCGAAATTGTTTTTCTTATGATTTAAAAAATGGAAACACGGAATTTATATCAGCAGATATGGGATGAATCTATTTAGTGTTCCTCATCATAACTTCACAAATCaagtacaaaaaaaagagtccAAGAAATATCtgcaattataatttattctcaAACTCGGATGATCAATGTAACTGCTGAACTCGGATGATCCAAGTCCGATGAACTGACTAATACTGAAAACTAAGGTTCTTCTACAGCtatagttttttattttttctctggAGGTCCTGGCTAAGGCCAGCTAGTTTCTGCCTTATACTTGCACCAGGGACACAGATAAGTGAGTGTGCCCCCGACATGCCCGCAGGACTGACAACTGGTTGGAAATGGTTTCGGTGGGTTTGCAGGCTTGCCGTCATTGCCCTTGGGAGCAGGGCCGGGCTTGGCAGCAGCCTCGGCGGCAGCTTTCTTCTTGATCTTTTTCTCCCTCCTCCTGATGTACAGAAACAGGAGTATGCCTGCATTGACGCCGACTGCAACTATTGCAGCGATAACCCATTTCGGAACTGATGATGAGGACGAGGACGAGGATGATTGGTATGGATCTGCCCAGGTTGGAGGAGCGAAATAGTATGGGAACTGCGGATTCATGTCA from Punica granatum isolate Tunisia-2019 chromosome 3, ASM765513v2, whole genome shotgun sequence includes:
- the LOC116200620 gene encoding LOW QUALITY PROTEIN: chitinase 1-like (The sequence of the model RefSeq protein was modified relative to this genomic sequence to represent the inferred CDS: inserted 1 base in 1 codon), with the translated sequence IKNIAAANSKLFREYIGVESGTVRLSDLPINSEVEFHVILSFAIDYTTSNNPSPTDGKFNVFWGTSHLSHSNISSMKQKHPNVKFAVILGGDSVAGCYAYLAPKSTKSWVTNAVSSITRMVREFDLDGVDIDYEHFKASPVVFAECIGQLITLLKKDKVILFASITPYDSSPVQDQYQALWKKYGHXYVNFQFYAYDRIGVPQFVGHFNQQAHNYNGGHTLASFLVQTF